The Vibrio echinoideorum genome includes a region encoding these proteins:
- a CDS encoding type IV pilus secretin PilQ, with protein sequence MIKGISGIVNKALQGIVLSLMLFFTVTIHAETSNKLENIDFRVNKDKDAIIIIELATTTAVVDVQRVQEGLSIELINTQVDDDKLYLLDVRDFATLVEGIEVFRESPSTRLLVNISNDYQYEYNLKGRFIEVVVSQPKVDKAAVEKSILEKEGKLISINFQDIPVRNVLQLIADYNDFNLVVSDSVSGNLTLRLDGVPWQQVLDIILQVKGLDKRVDGNVILVAPKAELDLREQQALEKSRLEEELGELKSEIIKINFAKATDIADMIGGDGSVSMLSDRGSITIDERTNSLLIRELEENITVIRGIIESLDIPVKQVQIEARIVTVTEGNLDELGVRWGVSSTNGSFTVGGSIEGNHLSSITPYDDNSGNSVIDDFLNVNLGATSPNASSIAFQVAKLGSDTLLDLELSALQQESKAEIISSPRLITTNKKPAYIEQGTEIPYLESSSSGATSVAFKKAVLSLKVTPQITPDNRLVLDLSVTQDRPGQVVKTGTGEAVAIDTQRIGTQVLVNNGETVVLGGIFQHSVSSTVDKVPLLGDLPVLGELFRRSYENVGKSELLIFVTPKVVIQ encoded by the coding sequence ATGATTAAAGGAATAAGTGGGATAGTGAACAAAGCGCTGCAAGGCATTGTGTTGTCTTTGATGTTGTTTTTTACGGTAACGATTCACGCCGAAACCTCCAACAAGTTGGAGAATATTGATTTCAGGGTAAATAAAGACAAAGACGCGATCATCATTATCGAATTGGCAACCACCACTGCGGTTGTCGATGTTCAGCGAGTGCAAGAGGGCTTAAGTATTGAGTTGATCAATACTCAGGTAGACGACGATAAACTGTATCTACTGGACGTCAGGGATTTTGCGACCTTAGTTGAGGGTATTGAAGTCTTTAGAGAATCGCCGAGCACTCGGCTGTTGGTAAACATCTCCAATGACTACCAATATGAGTACAACCTTAAAGGACGCTTTATTGAGGTTGTTGTGAGTCAGCCTAAGGTCGATAAAGCGGCGGTTGAGAAAAGCATCTTGGAAAAAGAAGGCAAGCTGATATCGATTAACTTCCAAGACATTCCTGTTCGTAATGTTCTTCAATTGATAGCCGATTACAATGATTTCAACTTAGTGGTGTCTGATTCGGTCTCAGGAAATTTAACTTTACGGTTAGATGGCGTCCCTTGGCAGCAAGTTCTCGACATTATCTTGCAAGTTAAAGGATTGGATAAACGCGTTGATGGTAACGTTATCTTAGTGGCACCAAAAGCTGAGCTCGATCTTCGCGAGCAACAAGCGTTAGAAAAATCTCGCTTAGAAGAGGAGTTGGGAGAGCTTAAGTCGGAAATTATCAAGATTAACTTTGCCAAAGCGACCGATATCGCAGACATGATTGGCGGTGATGGCTCGGTGAGTATGCTGTCTGATCGAGGTTCAATTACTATTGATGAGCGTACCAACTCGCTTTTGATTCGAGAGCTAGAAGAAAACATTACGGTGATAAGAGGCATTATTGAATCCTTGGATATCCCGGTAAAACAAGTACAGATAGAGGCACGCATTGTGACGGTTACTGAGGGTAACCTTGATGAACTTGGGGTACGTTGGGGCGTTTCTTCAACAAATGGTAGCTTCACTGTTGGCGGTTCGATAGAAGGTAACCATTTATCTTCAATTACTCCTTATGACGACAATAGTGGAAACAGCGTGATTGATGACTTTCTAAATGTAAACTTGGGTGCGACATCTCCGAATGCTTCAAGCATTGCTTTTCAGGTTGCTAAGCTCGGTTCTGATACTCTGCTCGACCTTGAGTTATCAGCACTACAACAAGAGTCGAAAGCCGAAATTATTTCTAGCCCACGATTAATCACCACCAATAAAAAACCGGCTTATATTGAGCAAGGCACGGAAATTCCCTATTTAGAGTCCTCTTCTAGTGGTGCAACATCGGTCGCATTTAAGAAAGCGGTATTGAGTCTGAAGGTGACACCGCAGATCACGCCAGATAATCGCTTGGTGTTGGATTTGAGTGTGACTCAAGATAGACCAGGGCAAGTTGTGAAAACGGGAACAGGTGAGGCTGTGGCCATTGATACCCAAAGGATTGGCACGCAAGTGCTTGTTAATAATGGTGAAACGGTCGTGCTCGGTGGGATTTTTCAACACAGTGTCAGCAGCACGGTCGATAAAGTTCCTCTGTTGGGAGACTTGCCAGTTTTAGGCGAATTGTTCCGTCGCAGCTATGAAAATGTGGGCAAAAGTGAACTACTTATTTTTGTTACACCTAAAGTTGTGATTCAGTAA
- the pilO gene encoding type IV pilus inner membrane component PilO: protein MANLQNKISWQNRMSLRELDVDEITEWPLLPQLLVIMVLMVLIQGVGTWLYILPLDDELQQMKQQEQTLKATLRIKANKVAALPKLQSQLDELTSRYDYLLEQLPVQKELASMLASVNELGLDNKLTFTRIDWGQKQNKAFLYLLPLNIELTGDYHEIGDFSAAIAKLPRIISFDDVNWQRVSQESSTLHFRVRAYTYQFKAEVNDETQ from the coding sequence ATGGCTAACCTTCAAAATAAGATTAGTTGGCAAAACAGGATGAGTTTGCGAGAGCTCGATGTTGATGAGATCACTGAATGGCCTTTGTTGCCTCAACTGCTAGTGATTATGGTGTTAATGGTGCTTATCCAAGGGGTAGGGACTTGGCTCTATATTCTGCCGTTGGACGATGAACTTCAACAGATGAAGCAACAAGAGCAGACGCTTAAAGCCACTTTGAGAATTAAAGCCAATAAGGTGGCGGCTTTGCCTAAGCTGCAGAGCCAACTAGATGAGTTGACCAGTCGCTACGACTACCTATTAGAGCAACTACCGGTTCAGAAAGAGCTAGCCAGCATGTTGGCCTCAGTGAATGAGCTTGGGTTGGATAATAAACTGACGTTTACGCGGATTGATTGGGGACAGAAGCAAAACAAGGCGTTCCTGTATCTATTGCCACTCAATATCGAACTGACTGGTGATTACCACGAGATTGGTGATTTCTCTGCGGCCATCGCTAAGCTGCCGCGCATTATTAGCTTTGATGATGTGAATTGGCAACGAGTCAGTCAAGAAAGCAGCACACTGCATTTTAGGGTTCGAGCTTATACCTACCAGTTCAAAGCGGAGGTCAATGATGAAACCCAGTAA
- the aroB gene encoding 3-dehydroquinate synthase: MERITVNLAERSYPISIGAGLFEDPAYLSFLSGKQKVVVISNVTVAPLYADKILSLLDQVGCQTSLLELPDGEQYKTLETFNSVMSYMLEGNYSRDVVVIALGGGVIGDLVGFAASCYQRGIDFIQIPTTLLSQVDSSVGGKTAVNHPLGKNMIGAFYQPKSVIIDIHCLSTLPEREFAAGIAEVIKYGIIYDEAFFDWLELNLEKLYQLDEEALITAIARCCAIKAEVVALDEKESGIRALLNLGHTFGHAIEAELGYGNWLHGEAVSSGTVMAAKTAQLQGLISQQQLERIISILKDAKLPVHTPESMSFEDFMKHMMRDKKVLSGQLRLVLPTSIGTAEVVADVPQDIIKQAIDFCRTL, encoded by the coding sequence ATGGAACGGATTACGGTCAATCTAGCTGAGCGTAGCTACCCAATCTCTATTGGCGCCGGGTTATTTGAAGACCCGGCGTACCTTTCTTTTTTATCAGGCAAACAGAAAGTTGTTGTTATCAGTAATGTGACAGTAGCGCCTCTTTATGCTGATAAAATTTTATCGCTATTGGATCAAGTAGGCTGTCAAACTTCTCTTTTAGAGTTGCCAGACGGTGAGCAGTACAAAACCCTCGAAACGTTCAACTCAGTGATGAGCTACATGCTTGAAGGGAATTACAGCCGCGATGTGGTTGTGATTGCTTTAGGTGGTGGTGTTATCGGTGATTTGGTCGGTTTTGCTGCATCTTGTTATCAACGCGGTATTGATTTCATTCAAATCCCGACGACACTTCTTTCTCAAGTGGATTCCTCTGTAGGTGGTAAAACCGCAGTGAACCATCCTCTTGGTAAGAATATGATCGGCGCTTTTTACCAACCAAAATCTGTCATCATTGATATTCACTGTTTATCAACGCTTCCTGAGCGTGAGTTCGCAGCGGGTATTGCTGAGGTAATCAAATACGGCATCATTTACGATGAAGCCTTCTTTGATTGGTTGGAACTGAATCTAGAGAAACTTTATCAACTTGATGAAGAAGCACTGATTACCGCAATTGCTCGTTGTTGTGCAATTAAGGCAGAAGTGGTTGCTCTAGATGAAAAAGAGTCAGGAATCAGAGCGTTATTGAACCTAGGTCATACATTTGGTCATGCGATCGAAGCTGAACTAGGCTATGGTAATTGGCTACATGGTGAAGCTGTGTCTTCAGGAACTGTAATGGCAGCGAAAACCGCTCAATTACAGGGACTGATCTCTCAGCAGCAGCTTGAGCGAATTATTTCTATACTCAAGGATGCGAAACTGCCAGTTCATACGCCAGAAAGCATGTCTTTTGAAGACTTTATGAAGCACATGATGCGTGATAAAAAAGTGCTGTCTGGTCAATTACGCCTGGTATTACCAACAAGTATTGGTACTGCTGAAGTGGTTGCTGATGTGCCTCAGGACATCATTAAACAAGCGATTGATTTCTGCCGTACTCTTTAA
- a CDS encoding pilus assembly protein PilP, giving the protein MKPSNVLYSILLLLVLSGCKANEDSLDDFVVHVEAKARKEVDQLVPVTEFSAAIYQRRAFRPPFELPKEAIVQNQPLVKKNCWQPSVRSRNGKLEKYPLSKLRLKGVMGSGSNVLGLVQTPRGNVVNVKKGQFIGLNNGRVTKVTSQYVLINETLPDGLGCWHKRNVRLALK; this is encoded by the coding sequence ATGAAACCCAGTAACGTGCTTTATTCCATATTGTTACTGCTTGTGTTGTCGGGCTGCAAAGCGAACGAGGATTCGTTAGATGACTTTGTTGTACACGTCGAAGCTAAGGCCAGGAAAGAGGTGGATCAGCTTGTCCCGGTCACTGAATTTTCAGCCGCTATTTATCAACGTCGAGCTTTTCGTCCCCCCTTTGAACTTCCTAAAGAAGCGATCGTGCAAAACCAACCTTTGGTTAAGAAAAACTGTTGGCAGCCTAGTGTTCGCTCTCGGAATGGCAAGTTAGAAAAGTACCCGCTGAGCAAGCTGCGTTTAAAAGGCGTAATGGGAAGTGGTTCAAATGTACTTGGATTAGTGCAAACGCCGAGAGGCAACGTTGTGAATGTAAAGAAAGGCCAATTCATCGGCTTAAATAACGGTCGGGTCACTAAAGTGACAAGCCAGTACGTTCTGATAAATGAAACTCTTCCAGATGGCCTAGGTTGTTGGCACAAACGCAACGTTAGGTTAGCTCTGAAGTAA
- the aroK gene encoding shikimate kinase AroK has product MAEKRNIFLVGPMGAGKSTIGRHLASQLHMEFLDSDTVIEERTGADIAWVFDVEGEDGFRKREESVINDLTEEQGIVLATGGGSVLSKENRNRLSARGIVVYLETTIEKQLARTNRDKKRPLLQTDNPRDVLEDLAVSRNTLYEEVSDYTVRTDDQSAKVVANQIVKMLEER; this is encoded by the coding sequence ATGGCTGAGAAACGCAATATTTTTCTTGTTGGTCCAATGGGCGCCGGCAAAAGTACAATTGGTAGACACCTAGCTTCCCAACTTCATATGGAGTTTTTAGACTCTGACACTGTGATCGAAGAGCGCACTGGCGCAGACATCGCATGGGTTTTTGATGTTGAGGGCGAAGATGGTTTCCGTAAACGCGAAGAATCTGTAATCAACGATCTGACAGAAGAACAAGGTATTGTTCTTGCGACAGGTGGTGGTTCAGTGCTGAGCAAAGAAAACCGTAACCGTCTATCTGCACGAGGCATTGTTGTATACCTAGAGACAACAATTGAAAAGCAACTTGCTCGCACTAACCGCGACAAGAAACGCCCTCTACTTCAAACAGACAACCCGCGTGACGTGCTAGAAGATCTAGCTGTATCCCGCAACACACTATACGAGGAAGTGTCGGACTACACAGTTCGTACTGACGACCAAAGTGCAAAAGTGGTAGCCAACCAGATCGTAAAAATGCTAGAAGAACGTTAA